In a genomic window of Streptomyces roseoviridis:
- a CDS encoding FUSC family protein, which produces MSWLRALKETARSGFAVERRRLEPVVAGRGAVGLAIVVGGALALFGPAVAVSSAFGAFQAAIATFQRSYRPRPTLALASGASLAVSTFLGYVTGAGAHPGPFLALLALWTFLAGLAWAAGPTVGIIASSNVAIMLVTVTLPTSVATAAGHAAMIAVGGLVQAALIVLLPVRRWGAQRDALADALAAEADYARRLRHDPTASFDPVPLMTARSAAAVTARQARRRPAELHGARGLAERIRPVLASLADPAVGAPAEGPERDRVRELLGAAGEVLDACAHAIRHGEPVDLPPPALAALRTPDTGAILSGAPRRAATRLAALLGDVVETAEPRTETAAAARARPALVRLVPVALARMRAELRHDSPVLRHAVRVTVVTTAGYALGTALPLGHGYWAPMAAVMVMRPDFSQTYARSVARLGGTLLGVTLATGVVQAAHPGTYLSAALAVLCAFGMYLLMRTGYAAGQVFVAAYVVFLLGMDGAGLTQTVRERVLLTLLGGLLAMVSYAVYPAWETPRLRGRLADWLTADGRYAAAVVAHYADPAGQACPDVREALLGTREARIGWQEAVARATHEPVRHRGLSHAAVGDAEDALAQFGRVAMLLEAHLPERGTPPVPQAADLAEALRRATERGAKELRERRVPGWDELRAVVGTWERAWERDEARAGGRDGRGGEGGGEDDGAGEDEGRGEGHGSGERDGSGEGGGAPDHFLLRKAAVLLLEALDELSGALAR; this is translated from the coding sequence CGGTGTCGTCCGCGTTCGGGGCGTTCCAGGCGGCCATCGCGACGTTCCAGCGCTCGTACCGCCCCCGCCCCACCCTCGCGCTCGCGTCCGGCGCCAGCCTCGCCGTGTCGACGTTCCTCGGGTACGTGACCGGCGCCGGCGCGCACCCCGGTCCCTTCCTGGCGCTGCTCGCGCTGTGGACCTTCCTCGCCGGGCTCGCCTGGGCCGCGGGCCCGACCGTCGGCATCATCGCCTCCTCGAACGTGGCGATCATGCTGGTCACCGTCACCCTCCCCACCTCCGTCGCCACCGCCGCCGGCCACGCCGCGATGATCGCCGTCGGCGGCCTCGTACAGGCCGCGCTGATCGTCCTGCTGCCGGTCCGCCGCTGGGGCGCCCAGCGCGACGCCCTCGCCGACGCGCTGGCCGCCGAGGCGGACTACGCCCGCCGGCTGCGCCACGACCCGACCGCCTCCTTCGACCCCGTACCGCTGATGACGGCCCGCAGCGCCGCCGCCGTCACCGCGCGCCAGGCCCGCCGCCGCCCGGCCGAACTGCACGGCGCCCGCGGGCTCGCCGAGCGGATCAGGCCCGTGCTCGCCTCGCTCGCGGACCCGGCGGTCGGCGCGCCCGCCGAGGGGCCGGAGCGCGACCGGGTGCGGGAGCTGCTGGGCGCGGCCGGCGAGGTCCTCGACGCGTGCGCCCACGCGATCCGGCACGGCGAACCGGTCGACCTCCCGCCCCCCGCCCTCGCCGCCCTGCGCACCCCCGACACCGGCGCGATCCTCTCCGGCGCGCCCCGCCGCGCCGCGACCCGGCTCGCCGCGCTGCTCGGCGATGTCGTGGAGACGGCCGAGCCGCGGACGGAGACGGCCGCCGCGGCCCGCGCCCGCCCCGCCCTCGTCCGGCTCGTCCCGGTCGCGCTGGCCCGGATGCGGGCGGAACTCCGGCACGACTCGCCGGTCCTGCGGCACGCGGTCCGGGTCACGGTGGTGACGACCGCCGGCTACGCGCTCGGCACCGCCCTGCCCCTCGGCCACGGCTACTGGGCGCCGATGGCGGCGGTGATGGTGATGCGCCCGGACTTCTCGCAGACGTACGCGCGTTCCGTGGCCCGGCTCGGCGGCACGCTCCTCGGTGTCACCCTCGCCACGGGTGTCGTCCAGGCCGCCCACCCGGGCACGTACCTCTCCGCCGCCCTCGCCGTGCTGTGCGCCTTCGGGATGTACCTCCTCATGCGGACCGGCTACGCCGCCGGCCAGGTCTTCGTCGCCGCGTACGTCGTCTTCCTGCTCGGCATGGACGGCGCGGGCCTCACCCAGACCGTCCGCGAACGCGTCCTGCTCACCCTGCTCGGCGGTCTGCTCGCGATGGTGTCGTACGCCGTGTACCCGGCCTGGGAGACCCCGCGGCTGCGCGGCCGGCTCGCCGACTGGCTGACCGCGGACGGGCGGTACGCCGCCGCCGTCGTCGCCCACTACGCCGATCCCGCCGGCCAGGCGTGCCCGGACGTCCGCGAGGCGCTGCTCGGCACCCGGGAGGCCCGGATCGGCTGGCAGGAGGCCGTGGCCCGGGCCACCCACGAACCGGTACGGCACCGGGGACTGTCGCACGCGGCGGTGGGCGACGCGGAGGACGCGCTGGCCCAGTTCGGGCGGGTCGCGATGCTCCTGGAGGCCCATCTTCCCGAGCGCGGCACCCCACCCGTACCGCAGGCCGCGGACCTGGCAGAGGCGCTGCGCCGGGCGACGGAGCGGGGCGCGAAGGAGCTGCGCGAACGGAGAGTGCCGGGCTGGGACGAGCTGCGGGCGGTCGTCGGGACCTGGGAACGGGCCTGGGAACGGGACGAGGCACGGGCCGGGGGACGGGACGGCCGCGGGGGAGAGGGCGGCGGTGAGGACGACGGCGCAGGTGAGGACGAGGGCAGGGGGGAGGGCCACGGCAGTGGTGAGCGCGACGGCAGTGGTGAGGGCGGCGGGGCGCCGGACCACTTCCTGCTGCGCAAGGCGGCGGTGCTGCTCCTGGAGGCGTTGGACGAGCTGTCGGGCGCGCTCGCGCGCTGA
- a CDS encoding SigE family RNA polymerase sigma factor encodes MSYEPAAQASTDEDDGFAAFAVAAWPRLVRTAQLLTGDFHEAEDLVQTTLVKVYGRWRRVPRDEIDLYVRRALINNNLSRLRRKRVVHLLTPVLPESVRHAHAGHAEAVEQRTALLAALADLPARQRAVMVLRYWEDLGEQEIAAVLNCSIGTVKTHARRGLAALRAHPGLTLPGPPRRPASAPAPSPATPTGARR; translated from the coding sequence GTGTCGTACGAGCCCGCGGCGCAGGCGTCCACCGACGAGGACGACGGCTTCGCCGCGTTCGCCGTGGCCGCCTGGCCCAGGCTGGTGCGCACGGCACAGCTGCTGACGGGGGACTTCCACGAGGCCGAGGACCTGGTGCAGACGACCCTGGTCAAGGTGTACGGCCGCTGGCGCCGGGTCCCGCGCGACGAGATCGACCTCTACGTGCGCCGGGCGCTGATCAACAACAACCTCAGCCGCCTCCGCCGGAAGCGGGTGGTGCACCTGCTGACCCCGGTGCTCCCCGAGTCGGTGCGGCACGCCCACGCGGGCCACGCGGAGGCCGTCGAGCAACGCACCGCGCTCCTCGCGGCGCTCGCCGACCTGCCGGCGCGGCAGCGGGCCGTGATGGTCCTGCGGTACTGGGAGGACCTGGGCGAGCAGGAGATCGCGGCGGTGCTGAACTGCTCGATCGGTACGGTCAAGACGCATGCCCGGCGCGGCCTCGCGGCACTGCGGGCCCACCCCGGCCTGACCCTGCCCGGTCCGCCCCGGCGGCCCGCCTCCGCGCCCGCTCCCTCCCCCGCCACCCCCACCGGAGCCCGACGATGA
- the rpsN gene encoding 30S ribosomal protein S14 yields MAKASKIARNEHRRAVVARYAVRRAFLKAVIRDRSLPEAEREAAARELRRQPRDASPTRIRNRDAVDGRPRGHLRTFGLSRIRVREQAHAGFLPGVRKSSW; encoded by the coding sequence ATGGCGAAGGCGAGCAAGATCGCGCGCAACGAGCACCGCAGGGCCGTCGTCGCCCGGTACGCGGTGCGCCGCGCCTTCCTCAAGGCGGTCATCCGCGACCGCTCCCTCCCGGAGGCCGAGCGCGAGGCAGCCGCCCGCGAGCTGCGCCGCCAGCCGCGCGACGCGAGCCCGACCCGTATCCGCAACCGGGACGCGGTCGACGGCCGCCCGCGCGGCCACCTGCGCACGTTCGGGCTGTCCCGGATCCGCGTACGGGAGCAGGCGCACGCCGGATTCCTGCCGGGGGTGCGCAAGTCCTCGTGGTGA
- the rpmB gene encoding 50S ribosomal protein L28, translating to MSAHCQLTGARPGFGNRISHSHRRTSRRFDPNIQRKRYWLPSEGRYVRLVLSARAIKTVDTIGVEAAVARIRARGVKV from the coding sequence GTGTCCGCCCACTGTCAGCTCACCGGAGCCCGGCCCGGCTTCGGCAACCGCATCTCGCACTCCCACCGCCGCACCTCCCGGCGCTTCGACCCCAACATCCAGCGCAAGCGCTACTGGCTGCCGAGCGAGGGCCGGTACGTCCGGCTCGTCCTCAGCGCCCGCGCGATCAAGACCGTCGACACGATCGGCGTCGAGGCGGCCGTGGCCCGCATCCGCGCGCGGGGGGTGAAGGTCTGA
- the rpmG gene encoding 50S ribosomal protein L33, with protein sequence MARNELRPIIRLRSTAGTGYTYVTRKNRRNDPDRLTLRKYDPVAGRHVDFREER encoded by the coding sequence ATGGCCCGCAACGAACTCCGTCCGATCATCAGACTCCGGTCCACCGCCGGCACCGGCTACACCTACGTCACCCGCAAGAACCGCAGGAACGACCCCGACCGTCTCACCCTGCGCAAGTACGACCCGGTCGCCGGCCGGCACGTCGACTTCCGAGAGGAGCGCTGA
- a CDS encoding type B 50S ribosomal protein L31: MKPGIHPDYRPVVFRDRAGGFAFLTRSTMTSDKTVEWEDGRTYPVVDVEISSASHPFYTGTARVLDTAGRVERFEKRYGRREAR; encoded by the coding sequence ATGAAGCCCGGCATCCACCCCGACTACCGCCCCGTCGTCTTCCGCGACCGGGCCGGCGGCTTCGCCTTCCTCACCCGCTCGACCATGACCAGCGACAAGACCGTCGAGTGGGAGGACGGCCGCACCTATCCCGTCGTCGACGTGGAGATCTCCTCGGCGAGCCACCCCTTCTACACCGGCACCGCGCGCGTCCTCGACACCGCCGGCCGCGTGGAGCGCTTCGAGAAGCGCTACGGACGGCGCGAGGCCCGCTGA
- a CDS encoding CobW family GTP-binding protein — protein sequence MSASAGATPPAFSVVLVGGLHSDARRTAVDRLLAAVPGSVALHHDLSTAPLTGTVTRTVRDADGRLRTGETPLVNDCACCALREDLVPELERLADEASEGRTRLAVVELWDSVEPKAMAEVVAAAGLRIGGVVTAVDPALLLPYLGNGDDLADAGLAAAATDQRTVADTWARQLEYAPVLAVVDSPEADDEDRALLAQLHPTARRIPVDQPDALAAAALAGFDVEAAAAAQHPACARLPQEADEHGVATFVWRHHRPFHPGRLYAALEDLTCAAARSRGRFYLADRPDTLLGWDAAGGALCVESAGPWLASLPDAAWEMVPPMRRAAAALDWHPEHGDRCQHLVFTSPGLDREGLAELLGSCLLTDAEYAAGRDAWKRLPSDFDTLLEV from the coding sequence ATGTCCGCGAGCGCCGGGGCCACGCCGCCCGCCTTCTCCGTCGTCCTCGTCGGTGGTCTCCACTCCGACGCCCGCCGCACCGCGGTGGACCGGCTGCTCGCCGCCGTCCCCGGCAGCGTGGCGCTCCACCACGACCTGTCCACGGCACCGCTCACCGGGACCGTGACCCGTACCGTCCGCGACGCCGACGGCCGGCTCCGCACCGGTGAGACGCCGCTCGTCAACGACTGCGCCTGCTGCGCCCTGCGCGAGGACCTCGTCCCCGAGCTGGAGCGGCTCGCCGACGAGGCGTCCGAGGGCCGGACCCGGCTGGCGGTCGTCGAGCTGTGGGACTCCGTCGAACCCAAGGCGATGGCCGAGGTGGTCGCCGCCGCCGGGCTGCGCATCGGCGGCGTCGTCACCGCCGTCGACCCGGCCCTGCTGCTGCCGTACCTCGGCAACGGCGACGACCTGGCCGACGCCGGCCTCGCCGCGGCCGCCACCGATCAGCGGACCGTCGCCGACACCTGGGCGCGTCAGCTGGAGTACGCGCCCGTGCTCGCCGTCGTCGACAGCCCCGAGGCCGACGACGAGGACCGCGCCCTGCTCGCCCAGCTCCACCCCACCGCCCGCCGGATCCCCGTGGACCAACCGGACGCGCTCGCCGCCGCCGCACTCGCCGGCTTCGACGTGGAGGCCGCCGCCGCGGCCCAGCACCCGGCGTGCGCGCGGCTGCCGCAGGAGGCGGACGAGCACGGCGTCGCCACTTTCGTCTGGCGCCACCACCGGCCCTTCCACCCGGGCCGGCTGTACGCCGCGCTCGAGGACCTGACCTGTGCCGCCGCCCGCAGTCGCGGCCGCTTCTACCTCGCCGACCGGCCCGACACCCTGCTCGGCTGGGACGCGGCGGGCGGCGCGCTGTGCGTGGAGAGCGCCGGGCCGTGGCTGGCCTCGCTGCCGGACGCCGCCTGGGAGATGGTCCCGCCGATGCGCCGGGCCGCCGCCGCGCTCGACTGGCACCCCGAGCACGGCGACCGCTGCCAGCACCTCGTCTTCACCTCGCCCGGCCTGGACCGCGAGGGCCTCGCCGAGCTCCTCGGCTCCTGCCTGCTCACCGACGCCGAGTACGCCGCCGGGCGCGACGCCTGGAAGCGGCTGCCGTCCGACTTCGACACCCTCCTGGAGGTCTGA
- the rpsR gene encoding 30S ribosomal protein S18, translated as MSPKPPKSPKPGRTGRRSAAARPNPLDAAGITYVDYKDTDLLRRFISDRGKIRSRRVTRVTARQQRQIARAVKNAREMALLPYASAAR; from the coding sequence GTGTCCCCCAAGCCCCCCAAGTCCCCCAAGCCCGGCAGAACCGGGCGCCGATCCGCCGCCGCACGCCCCAACCCGCTGGACGCCGCCGGCATCACGTACGTCGACTACAAGGACACCGACCTGCTGCGGAGGTTCATCTCCGACCGGGGCAAGATCAGGAGCCGTCGGGTGACCCGGGTGACGGCGCGGCAGCAGCGGCAGATCGCGCGGGCCGTGAAGAACGCGAGGGAGATGGCGCTGCTGCCGTACGCGTCGGCGGCACGCTGA
- a CDS encoding DUF397 domain-containing protein, which yields MAATELRGVVWQKSRHSNSQGSCVEFAKLPGGDVAVRNSRHPDGPALVYTPAEIEALILGVKDGEFDHLV from the coding sequence ATGGCGGCCACGGAGCTTCGTGGTGTCGTGTGGCAGAAGAGCAGGCACAGCAACTCCCAGGGCTCCTGCGTGGAGTTCGCCAAACTGCCCGGAGGGGACGTCGCCGTCCGCAACTCCCGGCACCCCGACGGTCCCGCGCTCGTCTACACCCCCGCCGAGATCGAGGCGCTGATCCTGGGCGTGAAGGACGGGGAGTTCGACCACCTGGTGTGA
- a CDS encoding ATP-binding protein: protein MGPNGSTMLEPLRQGLPPIDPSTVSNSASCALPPRYEAVRGARNFTSQTLSNWDLADRFDDVALVVSELVTNALRHALPAEAADGQDRAAEDGLNPPVRLHLMRWASRLVCAVRDPSRESPEAREGEEDFAAESGRGLFLVESFSDSWGWHPLAGTLQGKVVWALFRLGPE from the coding sequence ATGGGACCGAATGGATCGACCATGCTCGAGCCGTTACGGCAGGGGCTTCCGCCGATCGATCCCTCGACCGTCTCCAACTCGGCCTCCTGCGCCCTTCCGCCCCGTTACGAAGCGGTGCGCGGCGCACGGAACTTCACCAGCCAGACGCTCAGCAACTGGGATCTCGCGGACCGCTTCGACGATGTCGCCCTCGTGGTCTCCGAGCTGGTCACCAACGCGCTGCGCCACGCACTCCCGGCGGAGGCGGCGGACGGCCAGGACCGCGCGGCCGAGGACGGCCTGAATCCGCCCGTCCGGTTGCACCTGATGCGCTGGGCCTCCCGTCTGGTGTGCGCCGTGCGCGACCCCAGCCGGGAGAGCCCGGAGGCACGGGAGGGCGAGGAGGACTTCGCCGCCGAGTCGGGGCGCGGGCTGTTCCTGGTGGAGTCGTTCAGCGACAGCTGGGGCTGGCACCCGCTCGCCGGCACCCTCCAGGGCAAGGTGGTGTGGGCGCTGTTCCGGCTGGGCCCGGAGTAG
- a CDS encoding helix-turn-helix transcriptional regulator produces the protein MTAGESSGASGSVVRRILLGSQLRRLRESRGITREAAGYSIRASESKISRMELGRVSFKARDVEDLLTLYGVSDEAERGALLGLAREANVAGWWHSFGDVLPGWFQTYIGLEGAASLIRVYEVQFVHGLLQTEAYAHAVVTRGMPDAPRAETDRRVALRLERQKVLVSENAPHLHAVLDEAALRRPYGDRSVMRGQLKHLIEVSEHHNITLQVMPFSFGGHAGESGAFTMLSFPESDLSDVVYLEQLTSALYLDKREEVAQYARVMERLQKDSPGPAESRDLLRGLLQLS, from the coding sequence GTGACGGCAGGCGAATCGAGCGGGGCGAGCGGGAGCGTGGTGCGCCGCATCCTGCTGGGCTCCCAGTTGAGGCGACTGCGCGAGTCCCGTGGCATCACCAGGGAGGCCGCCGGCTATTCGATCCGGGCGTCCGAATCCAAGATCAGCCGTATGGAGTTGGGAAGGGTGAGCTTCAAGGCCAGGGACGTCGAGGACCTGCTCACCCTCTACGGGGTCAGTGACGAGGCCGAGCGCGGTGCGCTCCTCGGCCTGGCCCGCGAGGCCAACGTCGCCGGCTGGTGGCACAGCTTCGGCGACGTGCTGCCGGGCTGGTTCCAGACGTACATCGGCCTGGAGGGCGCCGCCTCCCTCATCCGCGTCTACGAAGTCCAGTTCGTGCACGGCCTGTTGCAGACCGAGGCGTACGCCCACGCCGTCGTCACCCGCGGCATGCCCGACGCCCCGCGCGCCGAGACCGACCGCCGGGTCGCCCTGCGCCTGGAGCGCCAGAAGGTCCTCGTCTCGGAGAACGCGCCGCACCTGCACGCCGTCCTCGACGAGGCCGCGCTGCGCCGCCCGTACGGCGACCGGTCCGTGATGCGGGGGCAGCTGAAGCACCTCATCGAGGTCTCCGAGCACCACAACATCACCCTGCAGGTCATGCCCTTCAGCTTCGGCGGCCACGCGGGCGAGAGCGGCGCCTTCACGATGCTGAGCTTCCCCGAGTCCGACCTCTCCGACGTCGTCTACCTGGAGCAGCTGACCAGCGCCCTCTACCTCGACAAGCGCGAGGAGGTCGCCCAGTACGCGCGCGTGATGGAGCGGCTGCAGAAGGACAGCCCCGGCCCCGCGGAGAGCCGCGACCTGCTGCGGGGGCTCCTCCAGCTCTCCTGA
- a CDS encoding aldehyde dehydrogenase family protein, with product MAPSSSSSDYFTELAHQYIDGEWKPGSGSWDIIDFNPYTGEKLAAITVATATEVDRAYRAAERAQAEWAETNPYTRRLVFERALRIVEEREEEIAEAIVAELGGTRLKAAFELHLAKEFLREAMQLALRPEGRILPSPVDGKENRVYRVPVGVVGVISPFNFPFFLSVKSVAPALALGNAVVLKPHQNTPICGGTLVAKVLEDAGLPTGLLNVVVTDIAEIGDALLTHPVPKVISFTGSDRTGRHVATVCAQHFKHAVLELGGNSALIVLDDADVDYAVDAAVFSRFVHQGQVCMAANRILVDRTLEAEFTEKFVAKVKTLRVGDPADPATHIGPLINAQQAEAVSSVVDQTVAAGATALLRGSVEGSLVSPTVLTGIAPDAPVLGQEIFGPVALLVPFDGEDEAVRIANDTPYGLSGAVHTGDIERGVRIAKRIHTGMIHINDGSVHDEPIVPFGGEKRSGIGRLNGEATIEAFTTQKWISIQHGRSRFPF from the coding sequence ATGGCACCGTCCTCCTCGTCCAGCGACTACTTCACCGAACTGGCCCACCAGTACATCGACGGCGAGTGGAAGCCGGGCAGCGGTTCCTGGGACATCATCGACTTCAACCCGTACACCGGCGAGAAGCTGGCCGCCATCACCGTCGCCACCGCCACCGAGGTGGACCGCGCCTACCGGGCCGCCGAGCGCGCCCAGGCCGAGTGGGCCGAGACCAACCCGTACACCCGCCGGCTCGTCTTCGAACGGGCCCTGCGGATCGTCGAGGAGCGCGAGGAGGAGATCGCCGAGGCGATCGTCGCCGAGCTCGGCGGGACGCGCCTGAAGGCCGCCTTCGAGCTGCACCTCGCCAAGGAGTTCCTGCGCGAGGCGATGCAGCTGGCGCTGCGCCCCGAGGGCCGCATCCTGCCCTCCCCGGTGGACGGCAAGGAGAACCGGGTCTACCGCGTCCCGGTCGGTGTCGTCGGCGTCATCTCGCCCTTCAACTTCCCCTTCTTCCTGTCGGTCAAGTCGGTCGCCCCGGCGCTCGCCCTCGGCAACGCCGTCGTCCTCAAGCCCCACCAGAACACCCCGATCTGCGGCGGCACCCTCGTCGCGAAGGTCCTGGAGGACGCCGGACTGCCCACCGGGCTCCTCAACGTCGTCGTCACCGACATCGCCGAGATCGGCGACGCCCTCCTCACCCACCCGGTCCCGAAGGTCATCTCCTTCACCGGCTCCGACCGCACCGGCCGCCACGTCGCCACCGTCTGCGCCCAGCACTTCAAGCACGCCGTGCTCGAACTCGGCGGCAACAGCGCCCTGATCGTCCTCGACGACGCCGACGTCGACTACGCCGTGGACGCGGCGGTCTTCAGCCGTTTCGTGCACCAGGGGCAGGTCTGCATGGCCGCCAACCGGATCCTGGTGGACCGCACCCTGGAGGCCGAGTTCACCGAGAAGTTCGTCGCGAAGGTGAAGACGCTGCGGGTCGGCGACCCGGCCGACCCCGCCACCCACATCGGCCCGCTCATCAACGCCCAGCAGGCGGAGGCCGTCTCCTCGGTCGTCGACCAGACCGTCGCCGCCGGGGCCACCGCCCTGCTGCGCGGCTCGGTCGAGGGCAGCCTCGTCTCCCCGACCGTCCTCACCGGCATCGCCCCCGACGCGCCCGTCCTCGGCCAGGAGATCTTCGGCCCCGTGGCCCTGCTCGTGCCCTTCGACGGCGAGGACGAGGCCGTACGGATCGCCAACGACACCCCCTACGGACTGAGCGGCGCCGTGCACACCGGCGACATCGAGCGGGGCGTGCGGATCGCCAAGCGCATCCACACCGGCATGATCCACATCAACGACGGCAGCGTGCACGACGAGCCGATCGTGCCGTTCGGCGGAGAGAAGCGGTCGGGCATCGGCCGGCTCAACGGCGAGGCGACGATCGAGGCGTTCACCACCCAGAAGTGGATCTCCATCCAGCACGGGCGCAGCCGGTTTCCCTTTTAG
- a CDS encoding DinB family protein, protein MVALVPAEAPGDERGALLNFIEAQRAALVRAAFGLTEEQAASRPSASELSLSGLIKHVAEVELNWLRLAQQRPNERQRTQETWGEAFRLVDGETVPETLAFWEGVAKETEEFVRSVPSLDETFPLPPAPWFPKDGRVTVRWMLLHLVQEMGRHAGHADIIRESLDGKGSFELIEMEKAAAGGPGTAS, encoded by the coding sequence ATGGTTGCTCTCGTTCCCGCGGAGGCTCCCGGCGACGAGCGCGGCGCGCTCCTCAACTTCATCGAGGCGCAGCGGGCCGCGCTCGTCCGGGCCGCCTTCGGCCTCACCGAGGAGCAGGCGGCGAGCCGCCCCAGCGCCAGTGAGCTGTCGCTCTCCGGCCTGATCAAGCACGTCGCGGAGGTCGAGCTCAACTGGCTGCGGCTCGCCCAGCAGCGGCCCAACGAGCGGCAGCGCACCCAGGAGACCTGGGGCGAGGCGTTCCGGCTCGTGGACGGCGAGACGGTCCCCGAGACCCTCGCCTTCTGGGAGGGCGTCGCCAAGGAGACGGAGGAATTCGTCCGGAGCGTCCCCAGCCTGGACGAGACCTTCCCGTTGCCGCCGGCGCCCTGGTTCCCGAAGGACGGGCGGGTCACGGTCCGCTGGATGCTGCTCCACCTGGTCCAGGAGATGGGCCGGCACGCCGGCCACGCGGACATCATCCGGGAGTCCCTGGACGGCAAGGGCTCCTTCGAGCTGATCGAGATGGAGAAGGCGGCGGCCGGGGGCCCGGGCACCGCTTCGTAG
- a CDS encoding PadR family transcriptional regulator: MSAIRLLVLGAVKQHGRAHGYQVRNDLEFWGAHEWSNAKPGSIYHALKQMAKQGLLVADEIAPSTAGGPPRVEYEITDAGLAEYFRLLREALATYDQEMDVLSSAIGFIVDLPRAEAVELLRARVRGLDEWRASVTEYYTPEGGPGQLGHIGEIMHLWVHTADAGREWTLGLIDRIEAGAYTFAGEGEPFVGVLAEGQENPYAADRRRDS; encoded by the coding sequence ATGTCAGCGATCCGTCTTCTCGTCCTCGGCGCGGTCAAGCAGCACGGCCGCGCCCACGGCTATCAGGTGCGCAACGACCTGGAGTTCTGGGGCGCGCACGAGTGGTCCAACGCCAAGCCCGGCTCGATCTACCACGCGCTCAAGCAGATGGCGAAGCAGGGACTGCTGGTCGCCGACGAGATCGCGCCGAGCACGGCCGGCGGCCCGCCGCGGGTCGAGTACGAGATCACGGACGCGGGCCTGGCGGAGTACTTCCGGCTGCTGCGCGAGGCCCTGGCCACGTACGACCAGGAGATGGACGTGCTGTCCTCCGCCATCGGCTTCATCGTGGACCTGCCGCGCGCGGAGGCCGTGGAGCTGCTGCGGGCGCGGGTGCGGGGCCTGGACGAGTGGCGGGCGTCGGTCACCGAGTACTACACGCCCGAGGGCGGGCCGGGTCAGCTCGGCCACATCGGGGAGATCATGCACCTGTGGGTGCACACGGCCGACGCGGGCCGGGAGTGGACGCTCGGTCTGATCGACCGGATCGAGGCGGGGGCGTACACCTTCGCCGGGGAGGGCGAGCCCTTCGTCGGCGTCCTCGCGGAGGGGCAGGAGAACCCCTACGCGGCGGACCGTCGGCGCGACAGCTGA
- a CDS encoding ATP-binding cassette domain-containing protein has protein sequence MPADPREAEHAIVVDGAHKRYGEKKALDGLDLAVRRGTVHGLLGPNGAGKTTTVRVLSTLLRHDEGEVRVAGYDVRRQAADVRRRIGLLGQHAALDEDLSGRQNLEMFGRLHHLGARGAGRRADELLERFGLVDTGRKPVRQYSGGMRRRLDLAASLITDPEVLFLDEPTTGLDPRGRGEVWDSVRSLVGAGTTVLLTTQYLEEADRLADRVSVVDRGRVVADGTPGELKTRVGRDRIDVVVRDAARLDEAVKLLPFVPGETEVDRDRRRVSAPVDDRMASLARTVRALEEAGIEAEDIALRRPTLDEVFLHLTGEREEVAA, from the coding sequence ATGCCAGCCGACCCAAGAGAAGCGGAACACGCGATCGTCGTCGACGGTGCGCACAAGCGCTACGGCGAGAAGAAGGCACTCGACGGCCTCGACCTGGCCGTCCGGCGCGGCACCGTGCACGGCCTGCTCGGCCCCAACGGCGCCGGGAAGACCACGACCGTACGGGTCCTGTCCACCCTCCTGCGCCACGACGAGGGCGAGGTGCGGGTGGCCGGGTACGACGTACGCCGGCAGGCCGCCGACGTCCGGCGGCGGATCGGACTGCTCGGCCAGCACGCGGCCCTCGACGAGGACCTGTCCGGCCGGCAGAACCTGGAGATGTTCGGGCGGCTGCACCACCTGGGGGCGCGGGGCGCCGGGCGGCGCGCGGACGAGCTCCTGGAGCGCTTCGGGCTCGTCGACACCGGCCGCAAGCCGGTACGGCAGTACAGCGGAGGCATGCGGCGACGGCTCGACCTGGCCGCGTCGCTGATCACCGACCCGGAGGTGCTCTTCCTCGACGAGCCGACCACCGGGCTCGACCCGCGCGGCCGGGGCGAGGTGTGGGACTCGGTGCGCTCCCTGGTCGGGGCCGGGACGACCGTCCTGCTGACCACCCAGTACCTGGAGGAGGCCGACCGGCTCGCCGACCGCGTCTCCGTCGTCGACCGCGGCCGGGTGGTCGCCGACGGCACCCCCGGCGAACTGAAGACCCGCGTCGGCAGGGACCGCATCGACGTGGTCGTACGGGACGCGGCCCGGCTCGACGAGGCGGTGAAGCTGCTCCCGTTCGTCCCCGGCGAGACGGAGGTCGACCGCGACCGGCGGCGGGTCAGCGCGCCCGTGGACGACCGGATGGCCTCCCTCGCCAGGACCGTACGGGCCCTGGAGGAGGCCGGCATCGAGGCGGAGGACATCGCCCTGCGGCGGCCGACCCTCGACGAGGTCTTCCTGCATCTGACCGGTGAGCGCGAGGAGGTGGCCGCATGA